Below is a window of Tachysurus fulvidraco isolate hzauxx_2018 chromosome 11, HZAU_PFXX_2.0, whole genome shotgun sequence DNA.
cgtatatctgtgtgtgtgagtgtgtctgtgtatatatccgtgtgtgtgtgtgtgtgtgtgtgtgtgcgtgtctgtgtatgtctgtgtgtatgtgtatgtctgtgtgtgtgtgtgtttgtgtgtgtgtgtatatgtctgtgtgtgtgtatatctgtgtgtgtgtgtgtatgtctgtgtgtgtgtgtgtgtgtatatctgtgtgtgtgggtgtatatctgtgtgtgtgtttatgtgtatgtctgtgtgtgtgtgtgtgtgtgtatgtctctgtgtgtgtgtgtgtgtctgtgtgtgtgtgtgtatgtctgtgtgtgtgtgtatgtgtgtgtatatctgtgtgtgtgagtgtgtgtgtgtgtatatatatctgtgtgtgtgtatatctgtgtgtgtatgtgtacatctgtgtgtatgtctgtgtgtgagtgtgtgagtgtgtctgtgtgtgtgtgtatgtctgtgtgtgtgtgtgtgtgtgtctgtttgtgtgtgtgtgtgtgtgtgtgtgtatatgtctgtgtgtgtgtgtgtgtgtgtgtatgtctgtgtgtgtgtgtatatctgtgtgtgtgtgtatatctgtgtgtgtgtgtgtgtctatctgtgtgtgtgtgtgtgtctatctgtgtgtgtgtgtatatatctgtgtgtatatatctgtgtgtgtatatctgtgtgtgtgtgtatatatctgtgtgtgtgtgtgtatctgtgtgtgtctgtgtgtgtgtatgtctatgtgtgtgtgtatgtgtgcgtgtgtgtgtatatctgtgtgtgtgtgtgtgtgtctgtgtatatatccgtgtgtgtgtgtatgtctgtgtgtgtgtgtgtgtgtgtgtgtgtgtgtgtgtgtgtgcgtgtctgtgtatgtctttgtgtatgtgtatgtctgtgtgtgtgtgtttgtgtgtgtgtgtccgtgcctgtgtgtgtgtgtgtatatgtctgtttgtgtgtgtgtgtgtgtgtgtgtatatgtctgtgtatatgtctgtgtgtgtatatgtctgtgtgtgtgtatatctgtgtgtgtgtatatctgtgtgtgtgtgtgtgtatctgtgtgtgtgggtgtatatctgtgtgtgtgtgtttatgtgtatgtctgtgtgtgtgtgtatgtctgtgtgtttgtgtgtgtatgtctgtgtgtgtgtgtgtgtgtgtatgtctgtgtgtgtgtgtgtgtgtgtgtgtgtgtatgtctgtgtgtgtgtgtatgtgtgtgtatatctgtctgagtgtgtgtgtgtgtgtgtgtgtgtgtgtgtatatgtgtatgtctgtgtgtgtgtgcgtgtctgtgtgtgagtgtgtgtgtgagtgtgagtgtgtgtgtgtatatatctgtgtgtgtgtatatctgtgtgtgtatgtgtacatctgtgtgtatgtctgtgtgtgagtgtgtgagtgtgtctgtgtgagtgtgtgtgtgtgtatatccgtgtgtgtgtgtttttgtgtatatgtctgtgtgtgtgtatgtgtatatctgtgtgtgtgtgtgtgtgtatatctgtgtgtatgtctgtgtgttagtgtgtgagtgtgtctgtgtgagtgtgtgtgtgtgtgtatatccgtgtgcgtgtgtatgtctgtgtgtgtgtgtatgtctgtgtgtctgtgtgtgtgtgcgtgtctgtgtgtgagtgtatgtctatgtgagtgtgtgtgtgtgtgtgtgtgtgtgtatatgtctgtgtgtgtgtgtgtgcatgtctgtgtgagtgtgtgtgtgtgtgtgtgtgtgcgtgcctgtgtgtgtgtatttttgtgtgtgtatatctgtgtgtatgtctgtgtgtgtgtgtgtgtgtgtgtgtgtgtgcctgtgtgtgtccgtgcctgtgtgtatttttgtgtgtgtgtgtatatctgtgtgtatgtctgtgtgtgtgtgtgtgtgtgtgtgtatatgtctgtttgtgtgtgtgtgtgtgtgtgtgtgtgtgtgtatgtctgtgtgtgtgtatgtctgtgtctgtgtgtgagtgtgtgtgtgtgtgtgtgtgtgtatgtctctgtgtgtgtgtgtatatctgtgtgtgtgtgtgtatatctgtgtgtgtgtgtatctgtgtgtgtatctgtgtgtgtgtatatatctgtgtgtgtgtgtgtgtgtatatctgtgtgtgtgtgtgtgtgtgtgtgtgtatgtgtgtgtatatctgtgtgagtgtgtgtgtgtgtgtgtatgtgtatgtctgtgtatgtgcgtgtctgtgtgtgagtgtgtgtgagtgtgtgtgtgagtgtgagtgtgtgtatatctgtgtgtgtgtatatctgtgtgtgtatgtgtacatctgtgtgtatgtctgtgtgtaagtgtgtgagtgtgtctgtgtgagtgtgtgtatatccgtgtgtgtgtgtgtgtgtgtgtgtgtatatatgtctgtgtgtgtgtatgtgtatatctgtgtgtttatatctgtgtgtgtgtgtatatctgtgtgtatgtctgtgtgtgagtgtgtctgtgtgagtgtgtgtgtgtatatctgtgtgtgtgtatgtgtgtgtgtatatctgtgtgtatgtctgtgtgtgagtgtgtctgtgtgaatgtgtgtgtgtatatctgtgtgtgtgtctgtgtgtgagtgtgtctgtgtgagtgtgtgtgtgtatatctgtgtgtgtgtctgtgtgtgagtgtgtctgtgtgagtgtgtgtgtgtatatctgtgtgtgtgtatgtgtgtgagtgtgtctgtgtgagtgtgtgtgtgtatatctgtgtgtgtgtatgtgtgtgtgtttgtgtgtgtctgtgtgtgtatgtgtatatctgtgtgtgtatatctgtgtgtgtgtgtgtgtgtatgtctgtgtgtgtatgtctgtgtgtgtgtatgtctgtgtgtatgtctgtgtgtgagtgtgtgtgtgtgtatccgtgtgtgtgtgtatgtctgtgtgtgtgtgtgtgtgtatgtctgtgtgtgtgtgcgtgtctgtgtgtgagtgtatgtctgtgtgtgtgtgtgtgtgtgtgcatgtctgtgtgagtgtgtgtgtgtgtccgtgcctgtgtgtgtgtgtgtgtgtgtgtgtgtgtgtatgtgtgtgtatatctgtgtgagtgtgtgtgtatgtctgtgtatgtgcgtgtctgtgtgtgagtgtgagtgtgtgtgtgagtgtgtgtgtgagtgtgtgtatatctgtgtgtgtgtatatctgtgtgtgtatgtgtacatctgtgtgtatgtctgtgtgtaagtgtgtgagtgtgtctgtgtgagtgtgtgtatatccgtgtgtgtgtgtgtgtgtgtgtgtgtgtatatatgtctgtgtgtgtgtatgtgtatatctgtgtgtttatatctgtgtgtgtgtgtatatctgtgtgtatgtctgtgtgtgagtgtgtctgtgtgagtgtgtgtgtgtatatccgtgtgtgtgtgtgtatgtgtgtgtgtgtgtgtgtgtgtgtgtctgtgtgtatgtgtatatctgtgtgtgtatatctgtgtgtgtgtgtgtgtgtacgtctgtgtgtgtgtatgtctgtgtgtgtgtatgtctgtgtgtgtgtatgtctgtgtgtatgtctgtgtgtgtgtgcgtgtctgtgtgtgagtgtatgtctgtgtgtgtgtgtgtgtgtgtctgagtgcatgtctgtgtgagtgtgtgtgtgtgtgtgtgtgtgtgtgtgtgtgtgtgtgtgtgcgtgtctctgtgagtgtatgtgtatatctgtgtgtgtatatctgtgtggatatctgtgtgtgtgtgtgtgtgtgtgtatatctgtgtgtgtgtgtgtgtgtgtgtgtatgtctgtgtgagtgtgtgtgtgtgtatctgtgtgtgtgtgtgtgtgtgtgtgtatatctgtgtgtgtgtatatctgtgtgtgtgtatatctgtgtgtgtgtgtatatctgtgtgtgtggatatctgtgtgtgtgtggatatctgtgtatgtgtgtgtgtgtatgtctgtgtgagtgtgtgtgtgtgtggttgtacatgtctgtgtgtgtgtatgtgtatatctgtgtgtgtgtgtatatctgtgtgagtgtgtgtatatctgtgtgagtgtgtgtgtatatctgtgtgtgtgtatatctgtgtgtgtgtatatctgtgtgtgtgtatatctgtgtgtgtgtgtgtgtgtgtctgtgtgtgtgtgtgtgtgtctgtgtgtgagtgtatgtgtatatctgtgtgtgagtgtgtatatctgtgtgagtgtgtgtatatctgtgtgtgtgtgtatatctgtgtgtgtgtgtatatatctgtgtgtgtgtgtgtgtgtgtgtgtatatatctgtgtgtgtgtgtgtgtatatatctgtgtgtgtgtgcgtgtgtgtgtgtgtatatctgtgtgtatgtatatctgtgtgtgtgtgtgtatatctgtgtgtgtgtgtgtgtgtgtgtgtgtgtgtgtgtgtgtgtgtgtgtgtgtgtgtgtgtgtgtgtgtgtgtgtgtgtgtgtgtgtgtgtgtgtgtgtgtgtaaaacctacactgcagaaaatcttctctgctctttggttctgaaggtaaaaccatctgaactgctgcagctttggagacacagagacaaaatggagacagaaaaatgaggtggaaacagtttaaagtgtgaatgtgaaaaatttgcttcctcacgtttatttcagacgtcaacaacgtcaccatctcaatttattcatcagctacgattttctccacaaatgtaagatttgtactttgtttatctgctaaattgatcttgatgtcatttacaagactgatgctaatactgtgtgattttctgcagtcttgttcctgcttacttcttatttctgttagatgaattttatggctctttttactgtgatacagaaacaatgtttgtttgttcaccttctggtctgattttgttgaattcttcCTCACAGATTTCCTCGACTCGTTTTTTCAGAcctgagagagatttcctcactccatcaaatgagagatgttgattgacagtgaagctgagtgagtcgtcacatccaggagaaacacagagagacgggaaactctacagagaggaaacacatcatagagaaggagaaaagtggacgagaggaacgaatgaatctcagactgaatcagaacaaagacacacttgtgatctcagacaggaacatttcttgttgctgtaatgagcttttaggaggaaactttgtgaggaacagcgccctctgtagatcagacagtgagtgttacctggaggaagtggatgtcatcgtgtgtgtgtgaaagctgctccatctcagtgactctcctcttaagatcagcaatctcctgctccagttgattcaggagtcgttcagctcgactcacttcagctttctcctgagctctgatcagctccgtcacctccgagcgctttttctccatggagctgatcatctcagtaaagatcctctcactgtcatctactgctgcctgtgaacgcatctgtaaggacacacacacacacacacacacacacacacacacacacacacacacacacacacagatctgagATAAACTCTTTCTATTACAGTGACtctataatgtgtgtttatgtgaatctctcagtttcctcctcaccttaataatgtccacagtctgtttcagctcctgcaccttcttctgcttctcctggatcTTCTGCTGGGATTTTATCTGATCCTCCTTTAACTCATTCTTTAACAGAGTTTTCACATGGTCTTTGTAAACTTTAGGTATAAAATGCTCTAAGAATCTTGTTACACTGTTGGCTGTTTAAAGTGCACTGACTGGTCTGAGCTTCTCACACTTCATACCAGAAGAACCtttgacttaaaaaaaatccacttcaCACTGAATGACAGTAGTATAACTCAAtagaaaatagatttaaaatacaatttgtaaAATCTGACTTAGAAAAGAATAATGTTGTccagttctcacctgttttttagttctttctgctttagctgAAACTGTATCATGGCCTTTGTGTTGATCCATCGTACACAAGTAACAGATGAAGCTTTGGTCAGTACGACAGTAGatctccatcagtttgtcatgttcagagcagatcttctcttggagctctgcacaggcttcaactaacttgtgcttcttaaaggcagGAGACTGATAGTGAGGTTTAAGATGATCTTCACAAAAGGAGGCCTGACAAACCAGACAGGACTTGacagctttgtgttttctccctgtgcaggaatcacactccacatctccaggtccagcgtaacagtgagcaggagaagcagcttggagttcagtcttcttcagtttctccaccacttcagccagcatgttgttcctgCGTAGAACAGGTCTTGGAGTGAAAGTCTctctacactgaggacagctgtagactCCCTTTACGtcctcctgatcccagcagccattaatacacaccttacagaaactgtgaccacaaTGTAGAGTCACTGGAACCctcaggagatccagacacactggacagctgaactGATCCTGATCACTGGTTTCTGCCATTTTCTCGAactcacagacagagacagagacagagagagagagagagagagagagagagagagagagagagagagagagttctataagttttgttttctctgaaatgaacttcctggttcagtgtgttattgtgtaacagagagaggaggtgtggctttatAGAGAAAAGGAGCTCGGACcagtgttgccagattgggctGGTTCCCGCCCAAATGGGCTCCTTTTGGTCACGTCCGACCGGATAAAAATGCATTGGGCGGGTCTTTAAAATTTGGGCAGGTTTTTGATGCAACAggtgggtttttatttttgactataaacagtattctttattatattgtaatgaagactaactataaaataaattatataatgtagGATGACGTTTAAAGTAGGTATGGTTCAGGTTAGCCAATAAGGCTCAGAGGAATCCTGTCCAATCAGACTTCAAGCTTGATTGGCAGGTTGTTGTAGGCTAATTCGTTATATCGTCAAAACTGCATTATCATCATcagtgatcatcatcatcatcatcatcatcatgccaAAGTGGGGTAAATAAGTCCTACAGAAAGGAATGGGAGAGCGACCCTGTGGTCGGCGATGATACAAAGGCATTTTGTAAATACTGTCAGTCAGAAATCAGAGCACAGTTAAATGATTTGAAACAGCATGCgaatacaaaaataatgaaatgatttgAGAATTGGTCTACTGTATTAGAAAAGATCTGTAGTTCTGACAATAGTAGCacaagaacaataaaaaatgttgtcCCCTTCTGAGGTTTCCGATGTAGaccttgtgttttattaaaattatcatttatatttaaaaaaaaaaaaagatgtactGGATATACTTGGGGCGAGCCTGGTGTGATTTGTTAGTCTGGttgtttaataagaaaaaaatgtgttttttattctataACAGTTTTAATAACAGTATGTACACAACAGAAGAGTATTTTATAATGATACTCCCTCCACCAAGCTTtaaaaagattataaaaaaagatttcttttttagaaaaaagtttttaaatccTACTCATGCTAACTGTTAGCCAAGTTAGCACAAGTGACTCAAATCTATAAAATCTGCTTGTGTAATTTAGTGGTTAGTTCTGGATCTTTTTccaaaagagaaagaacaaaaattagGATAATTGAGGATACAGCTTagacagtagtagtagtagtagtagtagtagtagtagtagcctttattgtcactggtcacaggtactgtgaaattagccatcaacctgtccatacatacaatacattcaatatgacaagggggggacaggaagacagggaattgaaaagaaatacagcataacatgagggaagggaggagaaaaaaaaacaacccccagactatgCTCCAGTGgggagtacagtgtgggaacaggaaaaacacctcagcaacataagcaaataaacagtacgccataaacacacgacttgcaacaggggaggggagttgggggtggaggtaatccagcacaggcaagcagccatcaggtcctgcagcctttatcttcggcgctggtcacagacccgcttgtcagactggcggtac
It encodes the following:
- the LOC113649453 gene encoding E3 ubiquitin/ISG15 ligase TRIM25-like, whose protein sequence is MAETSDQDQFSCPVCLDLLRVPVTLHCGHSFCKVCINGCWDQEDVKGVYSCPQCRETFTPRPVLRRNNMLAEVVEKLKKTELQAASPAHCYAGPGDVECDSCTGRKHKAVKSCLVCQASFCEDHLKPHYQSPAFKKHKLVEACAELQEKICSEHDKLMEIYCRTDQSFICYLCTMDQHKGHDTVSAKAERTKKQNELKEDQIKSQQKIQEKQKKVQELKQTVDIIKMRSQAAVDDSERIFTEMISSMEKKRSEVTELIRAQEKAEVSRAERLLNQLEQEIADLKRRVTEMEQLSHTHDDIHFLQSFPSLCVSPGCDDSLSFTVNQHLSFDGVRKSLSGLKKRVEEICEEEFNKIRPEAAAVQMVLPSEPKSREDFL